One Jeotgalicoccus saudimassiliensis DNA window includes the following coding sequences:
- the rplM gene encoding 50S ribosomal protein L13 produces MRQTFMANEANIERKWFVVDAAGKTLGRLSTEVATLLRGKHKPTFTPHVDSGDYVIVINASEIELTGKKDSQKVYYRHSGHVGGIKSVTAGELRDKNPMRLLETSIKGMLPKNPLGRKQGKKLFVYGGAEHPHAAQQPENYELRG; encoded by the coding sequence ATGCGTCAAACGTTTATGGCTAACGAAGCAAACATCGAACGTAAATGGTTTGTTGTAGATGCAGCAGGTAAGACTTTAGGTCGCCTGTCTACTGAAGTAGCAACACTATTACGCGGGAAACACAAACCAACTTTCACACCTCACGTTGATTCAGGTGACTACGTTATCGTAATCAATGCAAGTGAGATTGAATTAACTGGTAAAAAAGATTCACAAAAGGTTTACTACAGACATTCAGGTCATGTTGGTGGAATCAAATCAGTTACAGCTGGTGAATTAAGAGACAAAAACCCTATGAGATTATTAGAAACTTCTATCAAAGGAATGTTACCTAAGAATCCATTAGGACGTAAACAAGGCAAAAAATTATTCGTATACGGTGGAGCGGAACACCCACACGCAGCACAACAACCTGAAAACTACGAGTTACGTGGTTAA
- a CDS encoding energy-coupling factor transporter transmembrane component T family protein encodes MLSSMLLGRYIPGNSIIHMLDPRAKIISVIMFMVIVFFANHWVGYSLLILFVLLVTKLAGLSVRFLFNGLKLIFILLIFTFLMHIFLTKGGTVLIDGGFFTIESKGLITGIYITVRLIMLVVITTLMTLTTSPIELTDAIEKLCRPLKTVKVPVHEIAMMMSISLRFIPTLMDETEKIIKAQSARGSTFLTGSLKQRINALVPIFIPLFMSAFKRAEEMAIAMEVRGYQGEAGRTHYRLLTWQTRDTVTLIVLVLFGALLLFVRQ; translated from the coding sequence ATGCTTAGTTCGATGCTGCTCGGAAGGTATATCCCGGGAAATAGTATCATTCACATGCTCGATCCGCGTGCGAAGATTATTTCGGTAATTATGTTTATGGTTATCGTCTTCTTTGCAAATCACTGGGTCGGCTACAGTCTGTTAATACTGTTCGTGCTGCTGGTGACAAAGCTTGCGGGACTGTCGGTCAGATTTCTGTTTAACGGGTTAAAGCTTATATTTATTCTTCTGATATTTACGTTTCTGATGCATATTTTCTTAACAAAAGGCGGAACGGTTTTAATCGACGGCGGATTCTTCACGATCGAATCAAAAGGGCTGATTACCGGTATTTATATTACGGTACGGCTGATTATGCTCGTCGTCATTACGACGCTGATGACGCTGACAACGAGTCCGATTGAACTGACGGATGCGATTGAAAAACTGTGCAGACCGCTTAAAACGGTTAAAGTGCCGGTGCATGAAATCGCAATGATGATGTCAATTTCGTTAAGGTTTATACCGACACTGATGGATGAGACGGAAAAAATAATTAAAGCGCAGAGTGCGAGAGGCTCAACGTTTCTGACGGGGAGCCTGAAGCAGCGTATTAATGCACTCGTGCCGATATTCATTCCGCTTTTTATGTCGGCGTTTAAGCGTGCAGAGGAAATGGCGATCGCGATGGAAGTCAGAGGATATCAGGGTGAAGCAGGACGGACGCATTACCGCCTGCTGACGTGGCAGACGAGAGATACCGTCACATTGATTGTGCTGGTGCTGTTTGGCGCATTATTATTATTTGTAAGGCAGTGA
- the truA gene encoding tRNA pseudouridine(38-40) synthase TruA, giving the protein MRVAVNISYNGRNFSGFQYQHDYRTVQGTLEKQLKRMHKDFVRIHASSRTDAGVHALEQYFHFDTPIDLEPDKWKFILNRAMPEDILINDVTIAADDFHSRFDATGKTYRYKVYTSVKNPFYDGLKTHYPYELDISLMKEAMAPFIGTHDFTTFSSAKTEIKNKVRTIKTFEVIETDDGFDFVITGTGFLYNMVRILAAYVLECGRGIRTPDTLNMIAAKDRTIIPKTAPAEGLYLEKVWYEKL; this is encoded by the coding sequence ATGAGAGTGGCAGTGAATATTTCATATAACGGCCGTAACTTCAGCGGATTCCAGTATCAGCATGACTATCGTACGGTGCAGGGAACGCTCGAGAAACAGCTGAAACGCATGCACAAGGACTTTGTGCGGATTCATGCATCATCGAGAACGGATGCGGGTGTACACGCACTCGAGCAGTATTTTCACTTTGATACGCCGATCGACCTCGAGCCGGACAAGTGGAAATTCATCTTGAACAGGGCGATGCCTGAGGACATTCTGATAAACGATGTCACAATCGCTGCTGACGACTTCCATTCACGCTTTGATGCAACGGGGAAGACATACCGCTACAAGGTCTACACGAGCGTTAAAAACCCGTTTTACGACGGTTTAAAGACGCACTATCCTTATGAGCTTGATATATCTCTGATGAAAGAAGCGATGGCGCCGTTTATCGGCACGCATGACTTCACGACATTTTCGAGTGCGAAGACTGAAATTAAAAATAAGGTCCGGACAATTAAAACATTCGAAGTGATTGAAACAGACGACGGCTTTGACTTTGTCATTACCGGAACCGGTTTTCTGTACAACATGGTGCGGATACTTGCAGCATATGTACTGGAATGCGGCAGAGGTATCAGAACGCCGGATACGCTGAACATGATTGCGGCGAAGGACAGAACAATCATACCTAAAACCGCTCCGGCAGAAGGTCTTTATCTGGAAAAAGTATGGTATGAAAAGTTGTAA